Genomic DNA from Polyangiaceae bacterium:
CGGAGCGTTTGCATGAGCTCAGCGGCAAGCCGCCCTGCATCACACCATCGCTCTACAAGCTCTTGGAGCTGCTCCGGCAAGAGCCCGCGCTGTGCACGCCGGGCACCCGCTTCTGCGACGTCCACGCGTTCCTGGCGTGGAAGCTCACGGATCGCTTTGCCACCTCCCTCGCCGCGGCGGATCCCACGGGCCTGATCGACATGCAAGCGCGTTGTGTGAGCCCGGAGCTCTTGCGCCTCACGGGCCTGGACGAAGGCGCGATGCCGGCGATGGTGGAGCCCGGCCGCGAGCTCGGCAAGCTCACGCCAGAAGCGGCGAGCGCCACCGGCCTGTCGCCGGGATTACCCGTCATCGCCGGCGCCGGCGACGGGCAAGCTGCTGGGCTCGGCGCCGGCATCGTGGCGCCGGGCGCCGCGTACTTGAACCTTGGCACCGCCGTGGTGAGCGGCGTGCTGTCGTCCGAGTACGTCACCAGCCGCGCGTTTCGCACCTTGTACGGCGCCGCGCCGGGCAGCTACTTCTTGGAGACGGATCTCAAGGGCGGCACCTTCACGCTCACTTGGTTGGTGGAGCGGCTGCTCCGTCACAAGGGTGAGGTCGGCAAGGTGCTGAGCGAGCTCGAGCAAGAAGCGGAGAGCATCCCTGCCGGCAGCGACGGCCTGACCCTGGTGCCCTACTGGAACGGCGTGATGAACCCTTTCTGGGACGACGGCGCCCGGGGCATCACCATCGGCTGGCACGGGGGCCATGGGCCCGCGCACCTGTATCGCGCCGTCTTGGAGGGCATCGCCTTCGAGCAGCGGCTGCACACGAGCGGCGTGGAGAGCGCCATCGGCCGCAGCATCCCCGAGATGATCGTGATGGGCGGCGGCTCCACGAGCGAGCTCTGGTGCCGCATCTTGGCCGACGTCCTGCAGAAACCCATCGTGCGCACCGGCAGCTCGGAGGCCACCTCGCTGGGCGCCGCGGTCCTTGCCGCCCGCGCGGCTGGCTGGTTCAGGACGCTCACCGAGGCTGCCTCCGCAATGACCCGCACCGGCGCGCGCTTCGAGCCCCGAGACCCCGCCCGCTACGATCGACTCTACCGCGAGGTGTACGAGCCCCTGTATCCCGCCGTGCGCCAGCTCATTCAGCCGCTGCACTGAACCCAAGCGTCGACGTCCGCGTCGCACTCCGGGGGTGAGCCATTGATCACTGGAACGTTCGACGTGACCGGGCCTCCGGTGCAGCTCACGTTATTCGGGTCTGCGTGGTCCAGGAGGCATTGACTCATCTTCTCGAAGATGTCGACGCAGCCGACCACCAGACCGCCGACGTCGCACGCCGACTTGCATTGCTCGAGGGCGTCCACGGGGCAGTCGCCCGAGACCTGCACTTCCCACTCACACAGCGCGTAGCAGTTCGGCACGCTGGCCTTGCCCCCGCTGCCTCCCGAGGCCTGCCCGGCACTGCCTCCCGAGGCCTGTCCTGCGCTGCCTCCGCTGCCTCCGCTGGCCCCGGTTCCGCCTGTCGGTCCCGACTTCTTGCTCGGCGGGCCGCCGCTACCTCCGCTGCAGGCCGTCACCACTACGATCCCGAGCACACCGATGACCCTCATGCTGGCCATCCTACACCCAGTTCCGCATGAATCGCTGAGGTAGCGCTGAGCCAGCGCTGAGGGTGAAGGGAGCGGGCGCCGCGTAGATTTCGGCCATGGAACCTACCCACTTGCTCTCCCGCCTCAACGCTCCGCGTTGGCTCTGGCTTCTCGGAACCATCACCGCCCTGCTCACCATGAGCTCCGCCGCGCG
This window encodes:
- a CDS encoding xylulose kinase, which translates into the protein MSEPLVVSVDASTTACKAIAWNATGHTVAEGRAPLALENPAPGAWEQDARDWWSATTKALRSVTAAVASGRVAALCIANQRETFVLTDAAGEPLAPARVWMDSRGAQSVADAISTVGAERLHELSGKPPCITPSLYKLLELLRQEPALCTPGTRFCDVHAFLAWKLTDRFATSLAAADPTGLIDMQARCVSPELLRLTGLDEGAMPAMVEPGRELGKLTPEAASATGLSPGLPVIAGAGDGQAAGLGAGIVAPGAAYLNLGTAVVSGVLSSEYVTSRAFRTLYGAAPGSYFLETDLKGGTFTLTWLVERLLRHKGEVGKVLSELEQEAESIPAGSDGLTLVPYWNGVMNPFWDDGARGITIGWHGGHGPAHLYRAVLEGIAFEQRLHTSGVESAIGRSIPEMIVMGGGSTSELWCRILADVLQKPIVRTGSSEATSLGAAVLAARAAGWFRTLTEAASAMTRTGARFEPRDPARYDRLYREVYEPLYPAVRQLIQPLH